In the Tenrec ecaudatus isolate mTenEca1 chromosome 16, mTenEca1.hap1, whole genome shotgun sequence genome, one interval contains:
- the INPP5J gene encoding phosphatidylinositol 4,5-bisphosphate 5-phosphatase A isoform X3 encodes MEGQSSSRGSRRPGPPAGLGSLPVPHGASQTGVPSKVDPSFLLPAKEKAAPVPLEPRITVVTWNVGTAMPPDDVTSLLHLGGGDGSNGADMIAIGLQEVNSMINKRLKDVLFTDQWSELFMDALGPFNFVLVTTVRMQGVILLLFSKYYHLPFLRDVQTDCTRTGLGGYWGNKGGVSVRLAVFGHMLCFLNCHLPAHMDKAEQRKDNFQTILNLQQFQGPGAQGILDHDLVFWFGDLNFRIESYDLHFVKFAIDSNQLHQLWEKDQLNMAKNAWPILKGFQEGPLNFAPTFKFDVGTNKYDTSAKKRKPAWTDRILWKVKAPGGGPSPSGRESHRLQVSQHSYRSHMEYTVSDHKPVAAQFVLQFAFRDDVPLVRLEVADEWVRPEQAVVKYRMETVFARSSWDWIGLYRVGFHHCKDYVAYVWAKHEDMDRHVYQVTFSEDSLPKGHGDFILGYYSHNHSILIGVTEPFQISLPTSEVASSTTDSSGASSEDEDDSTMELLAPKSRSPSPGKSKRHRSRSPGLARFPSLALRPSSQERRGASRSPSPQNRRLSRVAPDRGSSEEGPSRLPGPWVFPPTVPQSLGLLPALRLETVDPGGGGGGGNRSWGRDLETSAPNSLSPSP; translated from the exons ATGGAGGGCCAGAGCAGCAGCCGCGGCAGCAGGAGGCCAGGGCCCCCGGCTGGCTTGGGCTCTCTGCCTGTGCCCCATGGGGCTTCCCAAACAGGAGTACCCTctaag GTGGACCCAAGTTTTCTGCTTCCGGCGAAGGAGAAGGCAGCCCCAGTGCCCTTGGAACCGCG GATCACTGTGGTCACGTGGAACGTGGGCACTGCCATGCCCCCCGACGATGTCACATCCCTCCTCCACTTGGGCGGCGGCGATGGCAGCAACGGCGCCGATATGATCGCTATAGG GCTGCAGGAAGTGAATTCCATGATCAACAAGCGGCTCAAGGACGTGCTCTTCACGGATCAGTGGAGCGAGCTCTTCATGGACGCCCTGGGGCCCTTCAACTTCGTGCTG GTGACCACTGTGCGAATGCAGGGCGTGATCCTGCTGCTGTTCTCCAAGTACTACCACCTGCCCTTCCTGCGGGATGTGCAGACCGACTGCACGCGCACCGGCCTGGGCGGCTACTGG GGCAACAAGGGCGGAGTGAGCGTGCGCCTGGCCGTCTTCGGGCACATGCTTTGCTTCCTCAACTGTCACCTGCCGGCGCACATGGACAAGGCGGAGCAGCGCAAGGATAACTTCCAGACCATCCTGAACCTCCAGCAGTTCCAGGGACCCGGCGCGCAAGGCATTCTAGACCACGA CCTTGTGTTCTGGTTCGGAGACTTGAACTTCCGCATCGAGAGCTATGACCTGCACTTTGTCAAGTTCGCCATCGACAGCAACCAACTCCACCagctttgggagaaagaccag CTCAATATGGCCAAGAACGCCTGGCCCATCCTGAAGGGCTTCCAGGAGGGACCCCTCAACTTTGCGCCCACTTTCAAGTTCGATGTGGGTACCAACAAATATGATACCAG TGCCAAGAAGCGGAAGCCAGCCTGGACAGACCGTATCCTGTGGAAGGTCAAGGCTCCTGGTGGGGGTCCCAGCCCCTCAGGACGGGAGAGCCACCGACTTCAGGTGTCCCAGCACAGCTACCGCAGCCACATGGAATACACAGTTAGTGACCACAAGCCTGTGGCTGCCCAGTTTGTACTGCAG TTTGCCTTCAGGGACGACGTGCCCCTGGTGCGGTTGGAGGTGGCAGATGAGTGGGTGCGACCGGAGCAGGCTGTGGTCAAGTACCGCATGGAAACAGTGTTCGCCCGCAGCTCCTGGGACTGGATCGGCTTGTACCGG GTGGGTTTCCACCACTGTAAGGACTATGTGGCTTACGTGTGGGCCAAACACGAGGACATGGACAGGCATGTCTACCAG GTGACATTCAGTGAGGACTCACTGCCCAAGGGCCACGGGGACTTCATCCTGGGCTATTACAGCCACAACCACAGCATCCTGATTGGTGTCACTGAGCCCTTCCAG ATCTCACTGCCTACCTCAGAGGTGGCCAGCAGCACCACAGACAGTTCGGGAGCCAGCTCAGAGGACGAAGACGACAGCACCATGGAGCTGCTTGCCCCCAAGTcccgcagccccagccctggcaagTCCAAGCGGCACCGAAGCCGCAGCCCAGGCCTGGCCCGCTTCCCTAGCCTCGCCCTGCGCCCATCATCCCAAGAACGCCGAGGTGCCAGCCGCAGCCCATCACCTCAGAACCGCCGCCTGTCCCGAGTGGCTCCTGACAGGGGCAGTAGTGAGGAGGGGCCCTCCAGGCTGCCTGGCCCCTGGGTCTTCCCACCAACTGTGCCTCAAAGCCTGGGCCTGCTACCTGCTTTGCGCCTGGAGACCGTAGACCctggaggtggtggcggtggtggcaaCCGCTCTTGGGGCCGTGACCTGGAGACCTCTGCTCCCAACAGCCTGTCCCCTAGCCCCTAG
- the INPP5J gene encoding phosphatidylinositol 4,5-bisphosphate 5-phosphatase A isoform X5, with translation MAKNAWPILKGFQEGPLNFAPTFKFDVGTNKYDTSAKKRKPAWTDRILWKVKAPGGGPSPSGRESHRLQVSQHSYRSHMEYTVSDHKPVAAQFVLQFAFRDDVPLVRLEVADEWVRPEQAVVKYRMETVFARSSWDWIGLYRVTFSEDSLPKGHGDFILGYYSHNHSILIGVTEPFQISLPTSEVASSTTDSSGASSEDEDDSTMELLAPKSRSPSPGKSKRHRSRSPGLARFPSLALRPSSQERRGASRSPSPQNRRLSRVAPDRGSSEEGPSRLPGPWVFPPTVPQSLGLLPALRLETVDPGGGGGGGNRSWGRDLETSAPNSLSPSP, from the exons ATGGCCAAGAACGCCTGGCCCATCCTGAAGGGCTTCCAGGAGGGACCCCTCAACTTTGCGCCCACTTTCAAGTTCGATGTGGGTACCAACAAATATGATACCAG TGCCAAGAAGCGGAAGCCAGCCTGGACAGACCGTATCCTGTGGAAGGTCAAGGCTCCTGGTGGGGGTCCCAGCCCCTCAGGACGGGAGAGCCACCGACTTCAGGTGTCCCAGCACAGCTACCGCAGCCACATGGAATACACAGTTAGTGACCACAAGCCTGTGGCTGCCCAGTTTGTACTGCAG TTTGCCTTCAGGGACGACGTGCCCCTGGTGCGGTTGGAGGTGGCAGATGAGTGGGTGCGACCGGAGCAGGCTGTGGTCAAGTACCGCATGGAAACAGTGTTCGCCCGCAGCTCCTGGGACTGGATCGGCTTGTACCGG GTGACATTCAGTGAGGACTCACTGCCCAAGGGCCACGGGGACTTCATCCTGGGCTATTACAGCCACAACCACAGCATCCTGATTGGTGTCACTGAGCCCTTCCAG ATCTCACTGCCTACCTCAGAGGTGGCCAGCAGCACCACAGACAGTTCGGGAGCCAGCTCAGAGGACGAAGACGACAGCACCATGGAGCTGCTTGCCCCCAAGTcccgcagccccagccctggcaagTCCAAGCGGCACCGAAGCCGCAGCCCAGGCCTGGCCCGCTTCCCTAGCCTCGCCCTGCGCCCATCATCCCAAGAACGCCGAGGTGCCAGCCGCAGCCCATCACCTCAGAACCGCCGCCTGTCCCGAGTGGCTCCTGACAGGGGCAGTAGTGAGGAGGGGCCCTCCAGGCTGCCTGGCCCCTGGGTCTTCCCACCAACTGTGCCTCAAAGCCTGGGCCTGCTACCTGCTTTGCGCCTGGAGACCGTAGACCctggaggtggtggcggtggtggcaaCCGCTCTTGGGGCCGTGACCTGGAGACCTCTGCTCCCAACAGCCTGTCCCCTAGCCCCTAG
- the INPP5J gene encoding phosphatidylinositol 4,5-bisphosphate 5-phosphatase A isoform X2 yields MEGQSSSRGSRRPGPPAGLGSLPVPHGASQTGVPSKVDPSFLLPAKEKAAPVPLEPRLALPPMGPQAAMSPSTEDPRLIPAPLSTLGGQKTSPADHSSSLAPTSVGQLVISASAGPKPPAVTSGSAVTPSSLGQLVMSASVGPRSPPAILGPSLASALRNQEQLGPKPALAASGVNLVQADGQLSRPRSSPSPVPSPILSPSQEQAPALTSVTSAPASGEWTSARQRDSPAPRPFPSAEGCLQPPAQASRPVCTPAPAQAPSDPRLSPSFRARPEAPRNSTEEPVLPRPPQTLALDAAHSPPEPGSRSPGLLSPTFRPGGSSAQTVPPPLPKPPRSPSRSPSRSPCVPQVPEVALPKPSPQGIGPGGRLSPSFQPQEGPGPGATSPPKATSSSSSWSAQPTCKSDPGFRITVVTWNVGTAMPPDDVTSLLHLGGGDGSNGADMIAIGLQEVNSMINKRLKDVLFTDQWSELFMDALGPFNFVLGNKGGVSVRLAVFGHMLCFLNCHLPAHMDKAEQRKDNFQTILNLQQFQGPGAQGILDHDLVFWFGDLNFRIESYDLHFVKFAIDSNQLHQLWEKDQLNMAKNAWPILKGFQEGPLNFAPTFKFDVGTNKYDTSAKKRKPAWTDRILWKVKAPGGGPSPSGRESHRLQVSQHSYRSHMEYTVSDHKPVAAQFVLQFAFRDDVPLVRLEVADEWVRPEQAVVKYRMETVFARSSWDWIGLYRVGFHHCKDYVAYVWAKHEDMDRHVYQVTFSEDSLPKGHGDFILGYYSHNHSILIGVTEPFQISLPTSEVASSTTDSSGASSEDEDDSTMELLAPKSRSPSPGKSKRHRSRSPGLARFPSLALRPSSQERRGASRSPSPQNRRLSRVAPDRGSSEEGPSRLPGPWVFPPTVPQSLGLLPALRLETVDPGGGGGGGNRSWGRDLETSAPNSLSPSP; encoded by the exons ATGGAGGGCCAGAGCAGCAGCCGCGGCAGCAGGAGGCCAGGGCCCCCGGCTGGCTTGGGCTCTCTGCCTGTGCCCCATGGGGCTTCCCAAACAGGAGTACCCTctaag GTGGACCCAAGTTTTCTGCTTCCGGCGAAGGAGAAGGCAGCCCCAGTGCCCTTGGAACCGCGGCTGGCTCTCCCACCCATGGGACCACAAGCAGCGATGTCACCTTCCACGGAGGATCCCAGGCTGATTCCGGCCCCACTCTCTACccttgggggacagaaaacatctCCTGCTGACCACAGCTCCAGCCTGGCTCCAACATCTGTGGGTCAGCTGGTGATATCCGCCTCGGCTGGCCCAAAGCCTCCTGCAGTGACCTCAGGCTCAGCTGTGACTCCGAGCTCCCTAGGCCAGCTGGTGATGTCTGCCTCAGTCGGACCTAGGTCTCCCCCAGCCATCCTGGGGCCCAGCCTGGCTTCGGCTCTCAGGAACCAGGAGCAGCTGGGACCTAAGCCAGCACTAGCTGCCTCAGGCGTGAACCTGGTCCAGGCTGATGGACAGCTCTCACGACCCCGCTCCAGCCCCTCCCCAGTGCCTAGTCCGATTCTGTCACCCTCTCAGGAACAAGCCCCGGCTTTGACCTCCGTGACTTCAGCCCCAGCCTCTGGGGAATGGACATCTGCTAGACAGAGGGACAGCCCAGCACCTAGACCTTTCCCCTCAGCTGAGGGGTGTCTCCAACCTCCGGCTCAGGCATCCCGACCTGTgtgcaccccagccccagcccaagccccttcTGACCCCAGGCTCTCCCCCTCCTTCCGAGCCCGGCCTGAAGCGCCCCGCAACAGCACTGAGGAACCTGTCCTGCCTCGGCCCCCCCAGACCCTGGCCCTGGATGCGGCCCACAGCCCTCCGGAGCCTGGTTCCCGCTCCCCAGGACTGCTGTCCCCCACCTTCCGGCCCGGAGGCTCTTCAGCCCAGACAGTACCCCCACCTCTGCCCAAACCACCTCGCTCTCCCAGCCGCTCCCCAAGCCGCTCCCCTTGTGTGCCCCAAGTCCCTGAAGTGGCCCTCCCCAAGCCTAGCCCCCAAGGTATAGGGCCTGGTGGGCGCCTAAGCCCCAGCTTTCAGCCTCAAGAAGGTCCAGGCCCGGGCGCTACGTCCCCTCCTAAGGCCACCTCCTCATCCTCCTCTTGGTCGGCACAACCTACCTGCAAGAGCGACCCCGGTTTCCG GATCACTGTGGTCACGTGGAACGTGGGCACTGCCATGCCCCCCGACGATGTCACATCCCTCCTCCACTTGGGCGGCGGCGATGGCAGCAACGGCGCCGATATGATCGCTATAGG GCTGCAGGAAGTGAATTCCATGATCAACAAGCGGCTCAAGGACGTGCTCTTCACGGATCAGTGGAGCGAGCTCTTCATGGACGCCCTGGGGCCCTTCAACTTCGTGCTG GGCAACAAGGGCGGAGTGAGCGTGCGCCTGGCCGTCTTCGGGCACATGCTTTGCTTCCTCAACTGTCACCTGCCGGCGCACATGGACAAGGCGGAGCAGCGCAAGGATAACTTCCAGACCATCCTGAACCTCCAGCAGTTCCAGGGACCCGGCGCGCAAGGCATTCTAGACCACGA CCTTGTGTTCTGGTTCGGAGACTTGAACTTCCGCATCGAGAGCTATGACCTGCACTTTGTCAAGTTCGCCATCGACAGCAACCAACTCCACCagctttgggagaaagaccag CTCAATATGGCCAAGAACGCCTGGCCCATCCTGAAGGGCTTCCAGGAGGGACCCCTCAACTTTGCGCCCACTTTCAAGTTCGATGTGGGTACCAACAAATATGATACCAG TGCCAAGAAGCGGAAGCCAGCCTGGACAGACCGTATCCTGTGGAAGGTCAAGGCTCCTGGTGGGGGTCCCAGCCCCTCAGGACGGGAGAGCCACCGACTTCAGGTGTCCCAGCACAGCTACCGCAGCCACATGGAATACACAGTTAGTGACCACAAGCCTGTGGCTGCCCAGTTTGTACTGCAG TTTGCCTTCAGGGACGACGTGCCCCTGGTGCGGTTGGAGGTGGCAGATGAGTGGGTGCGACCGGAGCAGGCTGTGGTCAAGTACCGCATGGAAACAGTGTTCGCCCGCAGCTCCTGGGACTGGATCGGCTTGTACCGG GTGGGTTTCCACCACTGTAAGGACTATGTGGCTTACGTGTGGGCCAAACACGAGGACATGGACAGGCATGTCTACCAG GTGACATTCAGTGAGGACTCACTGCCCAAGGGCCACGGGGACTTCATCCTGGGCTATTACAGCCACAACCACAGCATCCTGATTGGTGTCACTGAGCCCTTCCAG ATCTCACTGCCTACCTCAGAGGTGGCCAGCAGCACCACAGACAGTTCGGGAGCCAGCTCAGAGGACGAAGACGACAGCACCATGGAGCTGCTTGCCCCCAAGTcccgcagccccagccctggcaagTCCAAGCGGCACCGAAGCCGCAGCCCAGGCCTGGCCCGCTTCCCTAGCCTCGCCCTGCGCCCATCATCCCAAGAACGCCGAGGTGCCAGCCGCAGCCCATCACCTCAGAACCGCCGCCTGTCCCGAGTGGCTCCTGACAGGGGCAGTAGTGAGGAGGGGCCCTCCAGGCTGCCTGGCCCCTGGGTCTTCCCACCAACTGTGCCTCAAAGCCTGGGCCTGCTACCTGCTTTGCGCCTGGAGACCGTAGACCctggaggtggtggcggtggtggcaaCCGCTCTTGGGGCCGTGACCTGGAGACCTCTGCTCCCAACAGCCTGTCCCCTAGCCCCTAG
- the INPP5J gene encoding phosphatidylinositol 4,5-bisphosphate 5-phosphatase A isoform X4: MEGQSSSRGSRRPGPPAGLGSLPVPHGASQTGVPSKVDPSFLLPAKEKAAPVPLEPRITVVTWNVGTAMPPDDVTSLLHLGGGDGSNGADMIAIGLQEVNSMINKRLKDVLFTDQWSELFMDALGPFNFVLGNKGGVSVRLAVFGHMLCFLNCHLPAHMDKAEQRKDNFQTILNLQQFQGPGAQGILDHDLVFWFGDLNFRIESYDLHFVKFAIDSNQLHQLWEKDQLNMAKNAWPILKGFQEGPLNFAPTFKFDVGTNKYDTSAKKRKPAWTDRILWKVKAPGGGPSPSGRESHRLQVSQHSYRSHMEYTVSDHKPVAAQFVLQFAFRDDVPLVRLEVADEWVRPEQAVVKYRMETVFARSSWDWIGLYRVGFHHCKDYVAYVWAKHEDMDRHVYQVTFSEDSLPKGHGDFILGYYSHNHSILIGVTEPFQISLPTSEVASSTTDSSGASSEDEDDSTMELLAPKSRSPSPGKSKRHRSRSPGLARFPSLALRPSSQERRGASRSPSPQNRRLSRVAPDRGSSEEGPSRLPGPWVFPPTVPQSLGLLPALRLETVDPGGGGGGGNRSWGRDLETSAPNSLSPSP; the protein is encoded by the exons ATGGAGGGCCAGAGCAGCAGCCGCGGCAGCAGGAGGCCAGGGCCCCCGGCTGGCTTGGGCTCTCTGCCTGTGCCCCATGGGGCTTCCCAAACAGGAGTACCCTctaag GTGGACCCAAGTTTTCTGCTTCCGGCGAAGGAGAAGGCAGCCCCAGTGCCCTTGGAACCGCG GATCACTGTGGTCACGTGGAACGTGGGCACTGCCATGCCCCCCGACGATGTCACATCCCTCCTCCACTTGGGCGGCGGCGATGGCAGCAACGGCGCCGATATGATCGCTATAGG GCTGCAGGAAGTGAATTCCATGATCAACAAGCGGCTCAAGGACGTGCTCTTCACGGATCAGTGGAGCGAGCTCTTCATGGACGCCCTGGGGCCCTTCAACTTCGTGCTG GGCAACAAGGGCGGAGTGAGCGTGCGCCTGGCCGTCTTCGGGCACATGCTTTGCTTCCTCAACTGTCACCTGCCGGCGCACATGGACAAGGCGGAGCAGCGCAAGGATAACTTCCAGACCATCCTGAACCTCCAGCAGTTCCAGGGACCCGGCGCGCAAGGCATTCTAGACCACGA CCTTGTGTTCTGGTTCGGAGACTTGAACTTCCGCATCGAGAGCTATGACCTGCACTTTGTCAAGTTCGCCATCGACAGCAACCAACTCCACCagctttgggagaaagaccag CTCAATATGGCCAAGAACGCCTGGCCCATCCTGAAGGGCTTCCAGGAGGGACCCCTCAACTTTGCGCCCACTTTCAAGTTCGATGTGGGTACCAACAAATATGATACCAG TGCCAAGAAGCGGAAGCCAGCCTGGACAGACCGTATCCTGTGGAAGGTCAAGGCTCCTGGTGGGGGTCCCAGCCCCTCAGGACGGGAGAGCCACCGACTTCAGGTGTCCCAGCACAGCTACCGCAGCCACATGGAATACACAGTTAGTGACCACAAGCCTGTGGCTGCCCAGTTTGTACTGCAG TTTGCCTTCAGGGACGACGTGCCCCTGGTGCGGTTGGAGGTGGCAGATGAGTGGGTGCGACCGGAGCAGGCTGTGGTCAAGTACCGCATGGAAACAGTGTTCGCCCGCAGCTCCTGGGACTGGATCGGCTTGTACCGG GTGGGTTTCCACCACTGTAAGGACTATGTGGCTTACGTGTGGGCCAAACACGAGGACATGGACAGGCATGTCTACCAG GTGACATTCAGTGAGGACTCACTGCCCAAGGGCCACGGGGACTTCATCCTGGGCTATTACAGCCACAACCACAGCATCCTGATTGGTGTCACTGAGCCCTTCCAG ATCTCACTGCCTACCTCAGAGGTGGCCAGCAGCACCACAGACAGTTCGGGAGCCAGCTCAGAGGACGAAGACGACAGCACCATGGAGCTGCTTGCCCCCAAGTcccgcagccccagccctggcaagTCCAAGCGGCACCGAAGCCGCAGCCCAGGCCTGGCCCGCTTCCCTAGCCTCGCCCTGCGCCCATCATCCCAAGAACGCCGAGGTGCCAGCCGCAGCCCATCACCTCAGAACCGCCGCCTGTCCCGAGTGGCTCCTGACAGGGGCAGTAGTGAGGAGGGGCCCTCCAGGCTGCCTGGCCCCTGGGTCTTCCCACCAACTGTGCCTCAAAGCCTGGGCCTGCTACCTGCTTTGCGCCTGGAGACCGTAGACCctggaggtggtggcggtggtggcaaCCGCTCTTGGGGCCGTGACCTGGAGACCTCTGCTCCCAACAGCCTGTCCCCTAGCCCCTAG
- the INPP5J gene encoding phosphatidylinositol 4,5-bisphosphate 5-phosphatase A isoform X1 → MEGQSSSRGSRRPGPPAGLGSLPVPHGASQTGVPSKVDPSFLLPAKEKAAPVPLEPRLALPPMGPQAAMSPSTEDPRLIPAPLSTLGGQKTSPADHSSSLAPTSVGQLVISASAGPKPPAVTSGSAVTPSSLGQLVMSASVGPRSPPAILGPSLASALRNQEQLGPKPALAASGVNLVQADGQLSRPRSSPSPVPSPILSPSQEQAPALTSVTSAPASGEWTSARQRDSPAPRPFPSAEGCLQPPAQASRPVCTPAPAQAPSDPRLSPSFRARPEAPRNSTEEPVLPRPPQTLALDAAHSPPEPGSRSPGLLSPTFRPGGSSAQTVPPPLPKPPRSPSRSPSRSPCVPQVPEVALPKPSPQGIGPGGRLSPSFQPQEGPGPGATSPPKATSSSSSWSAQPTCKSDPGFRITVVTWNVGTAMPPDDVTSLLHLGGGDGSNGADMIAIGLQEVNSMINKRLKDVLFTDQWSELFMDALGPFNFVLVTTVRMQGVILLLFSKYYHLPFLRDVQTDCTRTGLGGYWGNKGGVSVRLAVFGHMLCFLNCHLPAHMDKAEQRKDNFQTILNLQQFQGPGAQGILDHDLVFWFGDLNFRIESYDLHFVKFAIDSNQLHQLWEKDQLNMAKNAWPILKGFQEGPLNFAPTFKFDVGTNKYDTSAKKRKPAWTDRILWKVKAPGGGPSPSGRESHRLQVSQHSYRSHMEYTVSDHKPVAAQFVLQFAFRDDVPLVRLEVADEWVRPEQAVVKYRMETVFARSSWDWIGLYRVGFHHCKDYVAYVWAKHEDMDRHVYQVTFSEDSLPKGHGDFILGYYSHNHSILIGVTEPFQISLPTSEVASSTTDSSGASSEDEDDSTMELLAPKSRSPSPGKSKRHRSRSPGLARFPSLALRPSSQERRGASRSPSPQNRRLSRVAPDRGSSEEGPSRLPGPWVFPPTVPQSLGLLPALRLETVDPGGGGGGGNRSWGRDLETSAPNSLSPSP, encoded by the exons ATGGAGGGCCAGAGCAGCAGCCGCGGCAGCAGGAGGCCAGGGCCCCCGGCTGGCTTGGGCTCTCTGCCTGTGCCCCATGGGGCTTCCCAAACAGGAGTACCCTctaag GTGGACCCAAGTTTTCTGCTTCCGGCGAAGGAGAAGGCAGCCCCAGTGCCCTTGGAACCGCGGCTGGCTCTCCCACCCATGGGACCACAAGCAGCGATGTCACCTTCCACGGAGGATCCCAGGCTGATTCCGGCCCCACTCTCTACccttgggggacagaaaacatctCCTGCTGACCACAGCTCCAGCCTGGCTCCAACATCTGTGGGTCAGCTGGTGATATCCGCCTCGGCTGGCCCAAAGCCTCCTGCAGTGACCTCAGGCTCAGCTGTGACTCCGAGCTCCCTAGGCCAGCTGGTGATGTCTGCCTCAGTCGGACCTAGGTCTCCCCCAGCCATCCTGGGGCCCAGCCTGGCTTCGGCTCTCAGGAACCAGGAGCAGCTGGGACCTAAGCCAGCACTAGCTGCCTCAGGCGTGAACCTGGTCCAGGCTGATGGACAGCTCTCACGACCCCGCTCCAGCCCCTCCCCAGTGCCTAGTCCGATTCTGTCACCCTCTCAGGAACAAGCCCCGGCTTTGACCTCCGTGACTTCAGCCCCAGCCTCTGGGGAATGGACATCTGCTAGACAGAGGGACAGCCCAGCACCTAGACCTTTCCCCTCAGCTGAGGGGTGTCTCCAACCTCCGGCTCAGGCATCCCGACCTGTgtgcaccccagccccagcccaagccccttcTGACCCCAGGCTCTCCCCCTCCTTCCGAGCCCGGCCTGAAGCGCCCCGCAACAGCACTGAGGAACCTGTCCTGCCTCGGCCCCCCCAGACCCTGGCCCTGGATGCGGCCCACAGCCCTCCGGAGCCTGGTTCCCGCTCCCCAGGACTGCTGTCCCCCACCTTCCGGCCCGGAGGCTCTTCAGCCCAGACAGTACCCCCACCTCTGCCCAAACCACCTCGCTCTCCCAGCCGCTCCCCAAGCCGCTCCCCTTGTGTGCCCCAAGTCCCTGAAGTGGCCCTCCCCAAGCCTAGCCCCCAAGGTATAGGGCCTGGTGGGCGCCTAAGCCCCAGCTTTCAGCCTCAAGAAGGTCCAGGCCCGGGCGCTACGTCCCCTCCTAAGGCCACCTCCTCATCCTCCTCTTGGTCGGCACAACCTACCTGCAAGAGCGACCCCGGTTTCCG GATCACTGTGGTCACGTGGAACGTGGGCACTGCCATGCCCCCCGACGATGTCACATCCCTCCTCCACTTGGGCGGCGGCGATGGCAGCAACGGCGCCGATATGATCGCTATAGG GCTGCAGGAAGTGAATTCCATGATCAACAAGCGGCTCAAGGACGTGCTCTTCACGGATCAGTGGAGCGAGCTCTTCATGGACGCCCTGGGGCCCTTCAACTTCGTGCTG GTGACCACTGTGCGAATGCAGGGCGTGATCCTGCTGCTGTTCTCCAAGTACTACCACCTGCCCTTCCTGCGGGATGTGCAGACCGACTGCACGCGCACCGGCCTGGGCGGCTACTGG GGCAACAAGGGCGGAGTGAGCGTGCGCCTGGCCGTCTTCGGGCACATGCTTTGCTTCCTCAACTGTCACCTGCCGGCGCACATGGACAAGGCGGAGCAGCGCAAGGATAACTTCCAGACCATCCTGAACCTCCAGCAGTTCCAGGGACCCGGCGCGCAAGGCATTCTAGACCACGA CCTTGTGTTCTGGTTCGGAGACTTGAACTTCCGCATCGAGAGCTATGACCTGCACTTTGTCAAGTTCGCCATCGACAGCAACCAACTCCACCagctttgggagaaagaccag CTCAATATGGCCAAGAACGCCTGGCCCATCCTGAAGGGCTTCCAGGAGGGACCCCTCAACTTTGCGCCCACTTTCAAGTTCGATGTGGGTACCAACAAATATGATACCAG TGCCAAGAAGCGGAAGCCAGCCTGGACAGACCGTATCCTGTGGAAGGTCAAGGCTCCTGGTGGGGGTCCCAGCCCCTCAGGACGGGAGAGCCACCGACTTCAGGTGTCCCAGCACAGCTACCGCAGCCACATGGAATACACAGTTAGTGACCACAAGCCTGTGGCTGCCCAGTTTGTACTGCAG TTTGCCTTCAGGGACGACGTGCCCCTGGTGCGGTTGGAGGTGGCAGATGAGTGGGTGCGACCGGAGCAGGCTGTGGTCAAGTACCGCATGGAAACAGTGTTCGCCCGCAGCTCCTGGGACTGGATCGGCTTGTACCGG GTGGGTTTCCACCACTGTAAGGACTATGTGGCTTACGTGTGGGCCAAACACGAGGACATGGACAGGCATGTCTACCAG GTGACATTCAGTGAGGACTCACTGCCCAAGGGCCACGGGGACTTCATCCTGGGCTATTACAGCCACAACCACAGCATCCTGATTGGTGTCACTGAGCCCTTCCAG ATCTCACTGCCTACCTCAGAGGTGGCCAGCAGCACCACAGACAGTTCGGGAGCCAGCTCAGAGGACGAAGACGACAGCACCATGGAGCTGCTTGCCCCCAAGTcccgcagccccagccctggcaagTCCAAGCGGCACCGAAGCCGCAGCCCAGGCCTGGCCCGCTTCCCTAGCCTCGCCCTGCGCCCATCATCCCAAGAACGCCGAGGTGCCAGCCGCAGCCCATCACCTCAGAACCGCCGCCTGTCCCGAGTGGCTCCTGACAGGGGCAGTAGTGAGGAGGGGCCCTCCAGGCTGCCTGGCCCCTGGGTCTTCCCACCAACTGTGCCTCAAAGCCTGGGCCTGCTACCTGCTTTGCGCCTGGAGACCGTAGACCctggaggtggtggcggtggtggcaaCCGCTCTTGGGGCCGTGACCTGGAGACCTCTGCTCCCAACAGCCTGTCCCCTAGCCCCTAG